A single genomic interval of Deltaproteobacteria bacterium harbors:
- the aroE gene encoding shikimate dehydrogenase — protein MKKKLKILGIIGNPVSHSLSPLMQNAALSHLKLPYLYMPFPVTNEELPDFFSSLSRRRIAGFNATIPHKQAVIPFLDSLSREARLIGAVNTVVVKGKKPIGKNTDGPGYIRSLEEEAKYNVKGRHVILLGAGGSARAIAVALGLAGAHEVFIINRTAKKAHDLASETGKKFPRTIYTASSLENIDIAYWSLADLLINATSMGMKGVRLWPLPLHKLPKRTIVSDIVYTPLETPLLKKAKQLKLKTHPGWGMLLYQGALAFEMWTGRKAPVSVMKEVLLEALKKSRG, from the coding sequence ATGAAAAAGAAACTCAAAATCCTCGGCATTATCGGCAACCCCGTCTCGCATTCCCTCTCCCCGCTCATGCAAAATGCCGCCCTTTCCCATTTGAAACTCCCTTATCTCTATATGCCCTTTCCGGTCACCAATGAGGAGCTTCCCGATTTTTTCTCCTCGCTCTCCCGCCGGCGGATCGCCGGTTTTAACGCCACGATCCCGCACAAACAGGCGGTGATCCCCTTTCTTGATTCCCTCTCGCGCGAGGCGAGGCTCATTGGCGCCGTCAACACGGTTGTCGTCAAGGGCAAAAAACCAATCGGCAAAAATACCGACGGCCCCGGATACATTCGTTCACTGGAAGAGGAAGCTAAATACAACGTCAAGGGAAGACATGTCATTCTCTTGGGGGCCGGCGGCTCTGCCCGGGCGATTGCCGTCGCCTTGGGCCTGGCGGGCGCCCATGAAGTGTTCATCATCAACCGGACGGCCAAAAAGGCGCACGATCTCGCCTCAGAAACGGGCAAAAAATTCCCCCGGACCATCTACACCGCCTCTTCGCTGGAAAATATCGACATCGCCTACTGGTCGCTGGCCGATCTGCTGATTAACGCCACCTCCATGGGGATGAAGGGGGTAAGGCTCTGGCCCCTCCCTTTGCACAAATTGCCAAAGAGGACGATTGTCTCGGACATCGTCTACACCCCTCTGGAGACCCCCCTCCTTAAAAAGGCAAAACAGCTGAAACTGAAAACCCATCCCGGGTGGGGTATGCTTCTTTATCAGGGAGCGCTTGCGTTTGAGATGTGGACGGGCCGAAAGGCCCCCGTTTCCGTGATGAAAGAGGTGTTGCTTGAGGCGTTGAAAAAAAGTAGAGGGTGA
- a CDS encoding HPr family phosphocarrier protein, translating into MTTSTTVKIVNKLGMHARAAALFVKSANLFEAEIFVTKGKHRVNGKSIMGLLMLAAPCGSRITVEASGPDASSAIKRLVSLVAKGFNEK; encoded by the coding sequence ATGACTACCTCCACAACCGTCAAGATCGTCAACAAACTGGGGATGCACGCCCGCGCCGCGGCGCTGTTTGTGAAGTCCGCCAACCTGTTTGAGGCGGAAATTTTCGTCACTAAAGGCAAACACCGGGTGAACGGAAAAAGCATCATGGGCCTGCTCATGCTTGCGGCCCCCTGCGGGAGCCGGATCACCGTGGAAGCGAGCGGGCCGGACGCCTCCTCCGCGATAAAGAGGCTCGTCTCCCTTGTCGCAAAGGGTTTTAATGAAAAGTAA